From one Sus scrofa isolate TJ Tabasco breed Duroc chromosome 9, Sscrofa11.1, whole genome shotgun sequence genomic stretch:
- the TMEM9B gene encoding transmembrane protein 9B isoform X3, whose product MAPLRAGLLRLGSTLGLSCLALSVLLPLQLSDAAKNSEDVRCKCICPPYKENSGYIYNKNISQKDCDCLHVVDPMPVRGPDVEAYCLRCECKYEERSSVTIKVTIIIYLSILGLLLLYMVYLTLVEPILKRRLFGHSQLMQSDDDVGDHQPFANAHDVLARSRSRANVLNKVEYAQQRWKLQVQEQRKSVFDRHVVLS is encoded by the exons ATGGCGCCCCTGCGGGCCGGCCTGCTCCGTCTCGGCTCCACGCTCGGCCTGTCCTGCCTGGCGCTCTCCGTGCTGCTGCCCCTGCAGCTGTCAGACGCCGCCAAG AACTCTGAAGATGTCCGATGCAAATGTATCTGTCCTCCCTATAAAGAGAATTCTGGTTATATTTATAATAAGAACATATCCCAGAAGGACTG TGACTGCCTTCATGTTGTGGATCCCATGCCTGTGCGGGGGCCAGACGTGGAAGCATACTGTCTACGCTGCGAGTGCAAGTACGAGGAAAGAAGCTCCGTTACcatcaag GTCACCATTATAATTTACCTCTCCATTCTGGGCCTTCTGCTCCTGTACATGGTGTATCTTACTCTGGTGGAGCCCATACTGAAGAGGCGTCTGTTTGGCCACTCTCAGCTGATGCAGAGCGACGACGACGTTGGG GATCACCAGCCTTTTGCAAATGCCCACGACGTGCTGGCCCGCTCCCGCAGCCGAGCCAACGTGCTGAACAAGGTGGAGTACGCCCAGCAGCGCTGGAAGCTTCAGGTTCAAGAGCAGCGAAAATCCGTCTTTGACCGTCACGTTGTCCTCAGCTAA